A section of the Candidatus Omnitrophota bacterium genome encodes:
- a CDS encoding AAA family ATPase — translation MDTYKQYYDRLNSEQKRVVDAVDGPLLVLAGPGTGKTQLLSVRAANILKKKKILPENILILTFTNAAAREMRDRLACIVGHKGYNVEVETFHSFANSIVLESEGAIRYVKDKIEMSEVEKVRALEYIIDNTEGIKELRPFGAPYIHRREIETKISELKNEGIYPEEMAGMLRGIEPDGVNLEQKHLKRLKELSLIYENYERLKDMDAAVLFDERGRIDYDDMILIALDALKKDSDLRDGFRGQYKYIMVDEYQDTNGAQLELLFSIMDSENPNICCVGDDDQAIYRFQGATLANFRVLEDRLPGLKKVTLKDNYRSTQDIIDLSGQIISQLPEEERIAVKKLRSRRELCETGIDFLEFMTEEEEMSYIVGQIKKQAEAIRTDPALSEEERGKPYNNIAVLVRKRAYILKIIDAFLQAGIPYATDGAEDIRQEKRVRQMLDVLQLASLGTENMEKRSLALYKVLVSDYVSASHSDILKFIAYCNAGKRASRQKEDSLYASYNLYQKFTEHFGQFVSDNEGKPFCPEPEESEKLDIARKLGLEKPYSLHRAAWAIERLVSGAADQPVHDLLLRYVNDMRIYGYILTKYEEDQVLRVRDLRALVSFINMVKQADLANPALGLDEFMNEMELREVHGIPIKGEMATLSQDGVRVYTAHASKGQEFHTVFLPFCLQHKSWPVRKKGEVVRIPPQIYKSREKVDEKEKIKLLDYYDELRLFYVASSRAKARVIYTATPAEKVIISQFFEDMKIEPELASPSEEEEFLANFLKQVEKPDPFEGTAVILRDMVKRLSLNPTSLNNYLQCKRKFLYDNVLLLPGRKNQHLVFGNCAHKALEVTYTEFMGKGRFPAFSVFREAFKKELGYEGVSDTIKTWCYDKLDQLEDWYSRQSREPVMPVDLENKLEVSLPEGLVFRGTFDKIEREAPGEIKVVDYKTGKPDKHVKAIANCRDVSRYECDDYYRQLIAYKMLYERAKGKRLNEKVTKGVLQFLEKTGRTIKKYSLEKGAYREEVVELADSMVEEFEKVLMRCWRSIQALDFDKLPERDPERCGRCEYEAICWED, via the coding sequence ATGGATACCTATAAACAATATTATGATAGATTGAACTCCGAACAGAAAAGGGTCGTTGACGCCGTTGACGGCCCTTTGCTCGTTCTGGCAGGCCCGGGAACAGGGAAGACGCAGCTTCTTTCGGTAAGGGCCGCGAACATCCTTAAAAAGAAGAAAATCCTGCCGGAGAACATTCTGATTCTCACCTTCACTAACGCGGCAGCCCGTGAAATGCGTGACAGGCTGGCATGCATAGTCGGGCACAAGGGGTATAACGTTGAGGTGGAGACCTTTCACAGTTTCGCTAATTCCATCGTTCTTGAATCAGAAGGAGCTATTAGATACGTCAAGGACAAGATCGAGATGAGCGAGGTCGAAAAGGTCAGGGCTCTTGAATATATCATAGACAACACCGAAGGGATAAAGGAACTCAGACCTTTCGGCGCCCCATATATACATCGCAGAGAGATCGAAACAAAGATAAGCGAGCTCAAGAACGAAGGCATATATCCCGAAGAGATGGCCGGTATGCTTCGCGGGATAGAGCCTGACGGGGTGAATCTCGAACAGAAGCACCTTAAGCGTCTAAAGGAACTCTCTCTTATATATGAAAACTATGAAAGGTTAAAGGACATGGATGCTGCGGTTCTGTTCGATGAGAGAGGGCGGATCGACTACGACGATATGATACTCATAGCACTGGATGCTCTTAAGAAAGACAGCGATCTGAGAGACGGCTTCCGGGGTCAGTATAAATATATTATGGTGGACGAGTACCAGGATACCAACGGTGCGCAGCTGGAACTTTTATTCTCGATAATGGATTCTGAAAACCCGAATATCTGCTGTGTGGGGGATGATGACCAGGCCATATACAGGTTCCAGGGGGCTACCTTGGCCAATTTCCGGGTATTAGAGGATCGCCTTCCGGGTCTTAAAAAGGTAACATTGAAGGATAATTACCGCTCCACTCAGGATATAATTGATCTATCGGGTCAGATAATATCCCAATTACCGGAGGAGGAGCGCATAGCGGTCAAGAAACTTCGGTCCCGCAGGGAACTCTGCGAAACCGGGATAGATTTTCTGGAGTTCATGACCGAAGAAGAAGAGATGAGTTACATTGTCGGCCAGATTAAAAAGCAGGCCGAAGCGATCAGGACCGATCCGGCGCTAAGCGAGGAAGAAAGGGGGAAGCCCTATAACAATATAGCGGTCCTGGTCCGTAAACGAGCGTATATACTCAAGATCATAGATGCTTTTCTGCAGGCGGGGATACCCTACGCTACTGACGGGGCTGAAGACATACGCCAAGAGAAGAGAGTGCGCCAGATGCTGGATGTGCTTCAGCTGGCCTCTCTCGGTACCGAGAACATGGAGAAAAGGTCCCTTGCGCTTTACAAAGTGCTTGTCAGTGATTATGTCTCTGCTTCACATTCGGACATACTCAAGTTCATCGCTTACTGTAACGCGGGAAAACGAGCGTCAAGACAGAAAGAGGATTCGTTATATGCCTCTTACAATCTCTACCAGAAATTCACCGAGCATTTTGGCCAATTCGTCAGTGATAATGAGGGTAAGCCATTCTGTCCGGAACCTGAAGAATCGGAAAAGCTTGATATCGCGAGGAAGCTTGGGCTGGAAAAGCCATATTCCCTGCACAGGGCCGCATGGGCCATAGAGCGCCTTGTTTCCGGTGCAGCGGATCAACCGGTGCACGATCTTTTGCTCAGGTATGTCAATGACATGCGGATTTACGGTTATATCCTTACAAAATATGAAGAGGACCAGGTCCTCCGCGTAAGGGACCTGAGGGCCCTGGTTTCATTCATCAACATGGTCAAACAGGCAGATCTTGCCAACCCGGCGCTGGGTCTTGACGAGTTCATGAACGAGATGGAGCTCAGGGAAGTTCACGGAATACCCATTAAAGGGGAGATGGCCACGCTAAGCCAGGACGGTGTGCGTGTTTATACCGCTCATGCATCCAAGGGGCAGGAGTTCCATACGGTCTTTCTGCCTTTCTGTTTGCAGCATAAAAGCTGGCCGGTCCGCAAGAAGGGGGAGGTGGTGCGCATACCTCCGCAGATCTATAAAAGCAGGGAGAAGGTGGATGAAAAGGAGAAGATCAAGCTGCTCGATTATTATGACGAGCTGCGTCTTTTTTATGTGGCCAGTTCAAGGGCCAAGGCGAGGGTGATTTACACCGCGACCCCGGCTGAGAAGGTTATCATAAGCCAGTTCTTCGAGGACATGAAAATAGAACCCGAATTGGCTTCCCCATCGGAGGAAGAGGAATTCCTGGCGAACTTTCTCAAACAGGTAGAAAAACCCGACCCCTTTGAAGGTACAGCCGTTATCCTCAGAGACATGGTAAAACGTCTTTCGCTGAACCCGACAAGCCTGAACAATTATCTGCAGTGCAAAAGGAAGTTTCTCTATGATAACGTGCTTTTACTCCCCGGGAGGAAGAACCAGCATCTTGTTTTCGGTAACTGCGCCCACAAAGCGCTTGAGGTAACCTATACCGAGTTCATGGGAAAAGGCAGGTTCCCGGCTTTTTCCGTGTTCAGGGAGGCCTTCAAGAAAGAGCTCGGTTATGAAGGCGTAAGCGACACGATCAAGACCTGGTGTTATGATAAACTCGATCAGCTGGAGGACTGGTACAGCAGGCAATCACGTGAGCCGGTGATGCCCGTTGATTTAGAGAATAAACTCGAAGTGTCCCTTCCCGAAGGCCTGGTGTTTCGCGGAACTTTCGACAAGATAGAACGAGAAGCGCCGGGAGAGATAAAAGTTGTAGATTATAAGACAGGAAAACCGGACAAGCACGTTAAAGCCATCGCGAATTGCAGGGATGTCTCCCGGTATGAATGTGATGACTATTATCGTCAGCTTATCGCCTACAAGATGCTCTATGAAAGAGCGAAGGGCAAAAGACTTAATGAAAAAGTGACAAAGGGCGTGCTTCAGTTCCTCGAGAAAACAGGCAGAACCATAAAAAAATATTCTCTGGAGAAAGGTGCTTACAGGGAAGAGGTAGTGGAGCTTGCCGACAGTATGGTGGAAGAGTTCGAAAAGGTGCTTATGCGGTGCTGGAGAAGCATCCAGGCTCTCGATTTTGACAAGCTGCCGGAGAGGGATCCGGAAAGATGCGGCAGGTGTGAATATGAGGCTATTTGCTGGGAGGATTGA
- the greA gene encoding transcription elongation factor GreA produces the protein MSQGRITLTREGRDKLVKELEYLKGEKRREIAVQLAEARAHGDLSENAEYDAAKESQALNEKRIAELEETLIKAQIIDERAMPKDEALLGATVKVKDQSTGAQFDYVLVSEEESDFENDRISVSSPVGKALLGHRVGDVVEIAVPAGILKYEITEITR, from the coding sequence ATGTCTCAGGGAAGAATCACATTGACACGCGAAGGCCGGGACAAGCTGGTCAAGGAACTGGAATACCTTAAAGGCGAAAAAAGGCGGGAGATAGCCGTGCAGCTAGCGGAGGCGCGCGCGCATGGTGACCTTAGCGAGAATGCCGAATATGATGCGGCCAAGGAGTCCCAGGCGCTTAATGAAAAACGTATAGCAGAGCTTGAAGAGACACTCATCAAGGCACAGATCATAGACGAGCGTGCCATGCCCAAGGATGAGGCTCTTCTGGGTGCTACCGTCAAGGTGAAGGACCAGTCAACGGGCGCTCAGTTCGATTATGTGCTCGTATCGGAGGAGGAGTCGGATTTCGAGAATGACCGGATTTCGGTCTCTTCTCCCGTAGGTAAAGCCCTTCTCGGTCACAGGGTGGGGGATGTAGTAGAGATCGCGGTCCCAGCGGGTATTCTCAAATATGAAATAACAGAGATAACACGATAG
- the cysK gene encoding cysteine synthase A, protein MNIHENITQTVGGTPLMRLSAFDEGLPGNIVAKAEFFNPLSSVKDRIGLAMIEAAEREGKLGKGSVIIEPTSGNTGIALAFVSASKGYRLILTMPESMSRERRALLKILGAELVLTSGERGMKGAVEKARELVENIPGAFMPQQFENPANPKAHRDTTAPEIWNDTGGEIDFFVAGIGTGGTVTGVGGFLKEKRPDIKVVGVEPASSAVLSGGEPGPHKIEGIGAGFVPKVLKKEILDEIITVLDEEAGEYARRLAREEGIFAGISSGANIAASVKIASREENRGRNVVTVLCDGGERYLSTWLYREYMDG, encoded by the coding sequence ATGAATATACATGAAAACATAACGCAGACCGTTGGAGGGACGCCTCTTATGCGTCTTTCAGCGTTCGACGAAGGCTTGCCGGGTAATATCGTCGCCAAAGCGGAATTCTTCAATCCCTTGTCCAGCGTCAAGGACAGGATCGGGCTAGCCATGATCGAAGCGGCCGAGAGAGAAGGAAAACTCGGGAAAGGATCGGTCATCATAGAACCTACAAGCGGGAATACCGGTATCGCTTTGGCCTTTGTCAGTGCCTCAAAAGGCTACAGGCTCATCCTGACCATGCCCGAGTCCATGAGCAGGGAAAGACGCGCTCTTTTGAAGATACTGGGGGCTGAACTTGTACTCACTTCCGGGGAGAGAGGAATGAAAGGAGCCGTTGAAAAGGCCCGGGAACTTGTTGAAAATATCCCGGGCGCTTTCATGCCCCAACAGTTCGAGAATCCGGCGAACCCCAAAGCGCACAGGGATACTACCGCTCCCGAAATATGGAACGATACAGGAGGCGAGATCGACTTTTTTGTCGCCGGTATCGGTACCGGCGGCACTGTAACGGGGGTGGGGGGATTCCTGAAAGAGAAACGGCCGGATATAAAGGTGGTAGGAGTTGAACCGGCGTCTTCCGCCGTGCTTTCCGGAGGAGAACCCGGTCCCCATAAAATAGAGGGCATAGGCGCGGGATTCGTGCCCAAGGTCTTGAAAAAAGAAATATTAGATGAGATAATAACCGTTCTGGATGAGGAGGCCGGTGAATACGCCCGCAGGTTGGCAAGAGAAGAGGGCATATTCGCAGGCATATCCTCCGGAGCCAACATCGCCGCCAGCGTTAAAATAGCTTCCAGAGAGGAAAATCGCGGCCGAAATGTCGTTACGGTGCTCTGCGACGGTGGGGAAAGGTATTTGAGCACGTGGCTTTATCGTGAATACATGGATGGATAA
- a CDS encoding DUF134 domain-containing protein, producing MRMRDGRPKKKRIIREKPESFRFSPRGKRGKPDNIILKMEEFEALRLADYLSMPHKEAASSMEVSRQTFERVLKKARRTVSEALIKGKGIKIWGGSYDFGDEGDDD from the coding sequence ATGCGGATGAGGGATGGTAGGCCCAAGAAAAAAAGGATAATAAGGGAAAAACCGGAAAGTTTCCGGTTCAGCCCGAGAGGGAAAAGAGGTAAACCCGATAACATCATACTGAAGATGGAGGAGTTCGAGGCTTTGCGATTAGCCGATTATCTTTCCATGCCGCATAAAGAGGCAGCTTCTTCGATGGAAGTCTCACGGCAAACTTTCGAAAGGGTTCTGAAGAAAGCCCGCAGGACTGTCTCCGAAGCCTTAATAAAGGGCAAGGGAATTAAGATATGGGGCGGTTCTTATGATTTTGGTGATGAAGGTGACGATGATTAG
- the metW gene encoding methionine biosynthesis protein MetW, whose protein sequence is MVRPGTMVLDMGCGDGDLLEYLVLQKNVKGSGVEISEEAIYKCVEKGLSVSHGDIDSGLKEYPDRMFDYVIFNQTMQQVYRPKEAIMEALRIGREVIIGFPNFCYLGARLQIFFTGRVPVTPSLPYSWYDTPNLHFLSIKDFAEFCRGQEIVIEKSVYLSEKGMVSFMPNLLALNAIFQISKR, encoded by the coding sequence ATGGTCAGGCCGGGAACTATGGTGCTTGATATGGGATGTGGTGACGGTGATCTTCTGGAATACCTGGTATTGCAGAAGAACGTCAAGGGCAGCGGTGTGGAGATCAGCGAGGAAGCCATCTACAAATGCGTTGAGAAAGGTCTCAGCGTATCCCATGGCGACATAGATTCGGGTCTTAAGGAATATCCGGACAGGATGTTCGACTATGTTATCTTCAACCAGACCATGCAGCAGGTTTACAGACCCAAGGAAGCTATCATGGAAGCATTGAGGATAGGCAGGGAGGTGATAATAGGCTTTCCCAACTTCTGTTATTTGGGCGCGAGGCTGCAGATATTCTTCACCGGCCGGGTGCCGGTCACTCCTTCTCTGCCTTATTCGTGGTATGACACGCCCAACCTTCATTTTCTGAGCATAAAGGATTTTGCTGAATTCTGCAGAGGCCAGGAGATTGTCATTGAAAAAAGCGTATACCTGTCCGAAAAGGGTATGGTGAGTTTCATGCCGAACCTTTTAGCCCTCAACGCTATTTTTCAGATATCAAAGAGATAG
- a CDS encoding aminotransferase class I/II-fold pyridoxal phosphate-dependent enzyme, protein MKEKKWKPATMGIHAGYSPEPTTGARAVPVYQTTSFQFKDTQDAADLFALKKFGNIYTRLMNPTTGALEKRIAALDGATAAVAVSSGMSAVSLAILTLASAGDEIISSSSLYGGTYTLFQYTLRNLGINVKFVDSTDPENFRKALTKKTKAFYAETLGNPKLDAVDIEEVAAIAHESGVPLVLDNTVATPYLVDPVRFGADIVVYSATKYIGGYGTSIGGLVVDSGNFDFSSGRFPQFTEPDPSYHGIRFWDSFGNLPEKGNVAFATRARVSLLRDLGSCMSPFNAFLFLLGLETLHLRMTRHSENAMEIARFLDSHHKVEWVNYPGLVDHPQHSVACKYFREGLYSGLVGFGIKGGLESGKKFIDSVELFSHVANIGDAKSLAIHPASTTHQQLTAEEQKAAGVTEDFVRLSVGIEDVEDLIADLDRALKRA, encoded by the coding sequence ATGAAAGAGAAAAAATGGAAACCAGCGACCATGGGTATCCATGCGGGTTATTCGCCAGAACCCACCACGGGAGCGAGGGCCGTTCCGGTGTACCAGACCACTTCCTTTCAGTTCAAGGACACCCAGGACGCGGCAGATCTTTTTGCCCTCAAGAAGTTCGGGAACATTTACACGAGGCTTATGAATCCCACCACAGGCGCCCTGGAAAAGCGCATAGCGGCCCTGGATGGGGCTACAGCCGCTGTTGCCGTCTCATCCGGGATGTCCGCCGTGAGCCTGGCGATATTGACGCTGGCTTCCGCAGGGGACGAGATAATCTCTTCGAGCAGTTTATACGGGGGTACATACACTCTTTTTCAGTATACGTTACGTAACCTGGGCATAAACGTCAAGTTCGTTGACTCGACGGATCCGGAGAATTTTCGCAAGGCCTTAACTAAAAAGACCAAAGCTTTCTACGCCGAGACCCTCGGCAATCCTAAGCTGGACGCGGTGGATATCGAGGAGGTGGCCGCTATCGCTCATGAGAGCGGAGTGCCGCTGGTTCTCGATAACACCGTGGCGACGCCTTACCTTGTTGATCCGGTGCGTTTCGGGGCGGATATCGTAGTGTATTCGGCCACGAAATACATCGGCGGATACGGCACTTCTATCGGGGGCCTTGTGGTTGATTCCGGGAATTTTGATTTTTCCTCCGGGAGATTCCCGCAGTTCACCGAACCGGACCCCAGCTATCACGGGATCAGGTTCTGGGATTCTTTCGGCAACCTGCCGGAGAAGGGCAATGTCGCTTTCGCAACAAGGGCACGGGTGAGCCTTCTCAGGGACCTCGGTTCCTGCATGAGCCCGTTCAACGCGTTCCTTTTCCTTTTAGGACTGGAGACGCTTCATCTCAGGATGACCAGGCACAGCGAGAACGCAATGGAGATAGCGCGTTTTCTCGATTCACACCATAAGGTTGAATGGGTTAATTATCCGGGTCTGGTGGACCACCCTCAGCACAGTGTGGCCTGCAAGTATTTCAGGGAAGGCCTGTACTCGGGGCTTGTGGGTTTCGGCATTAAAGGCGGTCTTGAATCCGGCAAGAAATTCATAGATTCGGTGGAACTTTTCAGCCACGTGGCCAATATAGGAGATGCCAAGAGTCTGGCCATCCATCCCGCTTCTACAACTCATCAGCAACTTACGGCCGAGGAACAGAAGGCGGCAGGCGTTACTGAAGATTTCGTGAGATTGTCCGTGGGGATAGAGGACGTCGAGGACCTTATTGCCGATCTGGACAGGGCCCTTAAGAGAGCATGA
- a CDS encoding homoserine O-acetyltransferase, with protein MTDKKQYIDTKYYNMPEGEKFVLESGVKLKELKIAYETYGKLNAKKNNALLICHALSGDAHAAGFHRGERKPGWWDEMIGPGKAFDTDKYFVICSNIIGGCKGSSGPNSIDPSTGKHYGLSFPIVSIKDMVNAQKKLIDFLGIEKLLTVCGGSMGGMQALQWVVSYPNNVVSCIPIATSYKHSAQQIAFDEVGRQAIMADPAWKAGDYYEKDHPSAGLSVARMIGHITYMSYKSMEKKFGRMLKREKLGYEFSTEFEVEGYLRYRGDSFVKRFDANSYLYLTKAMDYFDLEKEKKLNQVFKGIKARFLVIAFSSDWLYPPQQSKEIVRALKMNGIDVTFCEISSDYGHDAFLLEFNEETKLVKHFLDNTYKKMGK; from the coding sequence ATGACTGATAAAAAGCAATACATAGATACAAAGTATTATAATATGCCCGAGGGCGAGAAATTCGTTCTCGAGAGCGGGGTCAAACTTAAAGAACTGAAGATAGCGTACGAGACGTACGGGAAACTGAACGCCAAGAAGAACAACGCGCTTCTCATCTGCCATGCTCTTTCGGGTGATGCACACGCCGCGGGTTTTCACCGGGGAGAAAGGAAACCCGGCTGGTGGGATGAGATGATAGGACCCGGAAAGGCTTTTGATACCGATAAGTATTTCGTTATCTGTTCCAATATAATAGGCGGATGCAAAGGCTCAAGCGGTCCCAATTCCATAGACCCCTCGACAGGCAAGCATTATGGCCTTTCTTTTCCGATAGTTTCAATCAAGGATATGGTGAATGCCCAGAAAAAACTGATAGATTTTCTGGGTATCGAGAAGCTTCTTACCGTCTGCGGCGGTTCAATGGGCGGGATGCAGGCTCTGCAGTGGGTCGTTTCCTATCCAAATAACGTTGTATCGTGCATTCCGATAGCCACCTCCTACAAGCATTCGGCACAGCAGATAGCCTTTGACGAGGTGGGTCGGCAGGCAATAATGGCCGATCCCGCCTGGAAGGCGGGGGATTATTATGAGAAGGACCACCCTTCAGCGGGTCTTTCTGTGGCCCGCATGATCGGACACATAACTTACATGAGCTATAAATCCATGGAGAAGAAGTTCGGAAGAATGCTGAAAAGGGAAAAACTGGGATATGAATTCAGTACCGAGTTCGAGGTCGAGGGTTATTTGAGATACCGCGGGGACAGTTTCGTGAAGCGGTTCGATGCCAATTCATATCTTTATCTCACAAAGGCCATGGATTATTTCGATCTGGAGAAGGAAAAAAAGCTGAACCAAGTCTTTAAGGGGATAAAGGCGCGTTTTCTGGTCATAGCTTTCAGCAGCGACTGGTTATATCCGCCCCAACAGTCAAAGGAGATCGTAAGGGCGCTCAAGATGAACGGCATAGATGTGACGTTTTGTGAAATCAGTTCGGATTACGGACATGACGCGTTCCTCCTCGAATTCAACGAGGAGACCAAGCTTGTAAAACATTTTCTGGACAATACCTACAAGAAGATGGGGAAATAA